The Hymenobacter baengnokdamensis genome includes a region encoding these proteins:
- a CDS encoding tetratricopeptide repeat protein, with amino-acid sequence MSALSLVGVSQSRSQTPGSAVRPDSVAARAPVKLSRKERKELAQRLEIEAKMAAAHPPLSAKERELSEALYTDGVKYVILEDYPKALERLLKAYTLMPENAAINYKLAEANLLSGNLRDATGYAEAAVKLDVKNPYYYLLLAQAQASQKQYEAATATYASLVKEVPNSGSYLFQLADLYLAQNKLPEALATLDKAQAQFGSLDEIAFKKQQIYLRQNNLPLALKEGENLIAANPSEPRYVLAQAEMYAANNRLPDAIRVAEQALHLDPGNPQARLILADAYRQQNQPAEVEKQLRLAFESPALEIDQAVRILVGYLKQLPDPKVAPLALDLAAATVRSHPREAKAYSIAGDVQMQTGHKREARNTYLQALRYDKSKYQLWQQVVLLDAELSQTDSLLVHSDAALELFPNQAPLWFYNGVGHLLKKQPQQAVAALEHGRRLAVGNAEQQSQFDAQLGDAYQELKDYAKSDAAYEAVLAADPNNYGVLNNYSYFLSLRGEKLDRAKEMSGRTVKQFPDNDTYLDTYAWVLYKQKDYAGAKQSLEKALKTTKDASILEHYGDVLWQLGDHAGAVAAWQRAHKAGAGASPLLDRKVKEQKLYE; translated from the coding sequence GTGAGTGCTTTGTCGCTGGTCGGCGTGAGCCAGAGCCGGAGCCAAACCCCGGGTTCGGCGGTCCGGCCCGACTCGGTGGCCGCGCGGGCGCCCGTGAAGCTCAGCCGCAAGGAGCGCAAAGAGCTGGCGCAGCGCCTCGAAATAGAAGCTAAAATGGCTGCTGCCCACCCGCCGCTGTCGGCGAAAGAGCGCGAGCTGAGCGAGGCGCTGTATACGGACGGGGTGAAGTACGTTATTCTGGAAGACTACCCCAAGGCGCTGGAGCGGCTGCTGAAAGCCTATACCCTGATGCCCGAAAATGCGGCTATCAACTACAAGCTGGCCGAAGCTAACCTGCTGAGCGGCAACCTACGCGATGCTACCGGCTACGCCGAGGCCGCCGTGAAGCTCGACGTCAAAAACCCGTACTATTACCTGCTGCTGGCCCAGGCCCAGGCCAGCCAGAAGCAGTATGAAGCGGCCACCGCTACCTACGCCAGCCTGGTGAAAGAAGTGCCCAACTCGGGCAGCTACCTGTTTCAGCTCGCCGACCTTTACCTGGCCCAGAACAAGCTGCCCGAAGCCCTGGCTACGCTCGATAAGGCGCAGGCGCAATTTGGCAGCCTCGACGAGATTGCCTTTAAAAAGCAGCAGATATACCTGCGCCAGAACAACCTGCCGCTGGCGCTGAAGGAAGGGGAAAACCTGATTGCTGCCAATCCATCCGAGCCGCGCTACGTACTGGCCCAGGCCGAGATGTACGCGGCTAATAACCGCCTGCCCGATGCTATCCGGGTAGCCGAGCAGGCCCTGCACCTCGACCCCGGCAACCCCCAGGCCCGCCTGATTCTGGCCGACGCGTACCGCCAGCAAAATCAGCCGGCCGAGGTGGAGAAGCAGCTGCGCCTTGCCTTTGAAAGCCCGGCGCTGGAAATCGACCAGGCCGTGCGGATTCTGGTAGGCTACCTCAAGCAATTGCCCGACCCCAAGGTGGCCCCGCTAGCCCTCGACCTGGCCGCCGCTACCGTGCGCAGCCACCCGCGCGAGGCCAAGGCCTACAGCATAGCCGGCGACGTGCAGATGCAGACCGGCCACAAGCGCGAGGCCCGCAACACCTACCTGCAGGCCCTGAGATACGATAAATCGAAATACCAGCTCTGGCAGCAGGTAGTGCTGCTCGATGCCGAGCTGAGCCAGACCGACTCGCTGCTCGTGCACAGCGACGCGGCCCTGGAGTTGTTTCCGAACCAGGCCCCGCTGTGGTTTTACAACGGCGTGGGGCATCTGCTGAAGAAGCAGCCCCAGCAGGCCGTAGCGGCGCTGGAGCACGGCCGTCGCCTGGCCGTAGGCAACGCCGAGCAGCAAAGCCAGTTTGATGCCCAGCTGGGCGATGCCTACCAGGAGCTGAAGGATTACGCCAAGTCGGATGCCGCCTACGAAGCGGTGCTCGCGGCCGACCCCAACAATTATGGCGTGCTCAATAATTACAGCTATTTTCTGAGCCTGCGGGGCGAAAAGCTCGACAGGGCCAAGGAAATGTCGGGGCGCACCGTAAAGCAGTTTCCTGACAATGATACCTACCTCGACACTTATGCCTGGGTGCTTTACAAGCAGAAAGACTACGCCGGCGCTAAGCAAAGCCTGGAGAAAGCCCTGAAAACAACCAAGGATGCCAGCATCCTGGAGCACTACGGCGACGTACTATGGCAGCTCGGCGACCACGCCGGGGCCGTGGCGGCCTGGCAGCGGGCCCACAAAGCCGGGGCGGGTGCCTCGCCGCTGCTCGACCGCAAAGTGAAAGAACAAAAGCTCTATGAATAA
- a CDS encoding nucleoside deaminase: MDIFMQAAIDEARQGRREGGIPIGSVLVRGQEIVGRGHNKRVQDLDPIAHGEMDALRNAGRQRTYRDTVLYTTLMPCYMCAGTIVQFKIPKVIVGEAQTFGESLDFLHSHGVEVEILNSPECVELMREFIAAEPTLWNEDIMEL; the protein is encoded by the coding sequence ATGGATATTTTCATGCAGGCCGCCATCGACGAGGCGCGGCAGGGCCGCCGCGAGGGTGGCATCCCGATTGGCTCGGTGCTGGTACGCGGCCAGGAAATAGTAGGCCGCGGCCACAACAAGCGCGTGCAAGACCTCGACCCCATCGCCCACGGCGAAATGGATGCCCTACGCAATGCCGGCCGCCAGCGTACCTACCGCGATACGGTGCTCTATACCACACTCATGCCCTGCTACATGTGCGCCGGCACTATCGTGCAGTTTAAAATCCCAAAGGTGATAGTTGGCGAAGCCCAGACCTTCGGCGAATCACTCGATTTCCTGCACTCACACGGCGTGGAAGTCGAAATCCTCAACTCGCCCGAGTGCGTGGAGCTGATGCGCGAGTTTATCGCCGCCGAGCCCACACTCTGGAACGAGGATATTATGGAGCTGTAA
- a CDS encoding sugar nucleotidyltransferase, which produces MKIIVPMAGMGKRMRPHTLTVPKPLIPIAGKPIVQRLVEDIARVCGEPVEEVAFIIGRFGAIVEKSLVAIAESVGAKGTIYYQDEPLGTAHAILCARPSLSGPLVVAFADTLFKADFTLDSSVPGTIWVQKVADPRPFGVVKLNEQGQITEFVEKPQEFVSDLAIIGIYYFQDGEYLRDELQYLLDNDIKDKGEYQLTNALENMKNKGTVFVPGQVTEWLDCGNKDATVFTNQRYLEYLKERGEKLVADSAKVTNSVLIEPVYLGENVVITNSVVGPHVSLSAGAVVEDSRLSNSIVQSAATVRHANVTNSMLGNSASLTGRPSDLSVGDFNALQV; this is translated from the coding sequence ATGAAAATTATCGTACCAATGGCCGGCATGGGCAAGCGCATGCGCCCGCACACGCTCACTGTACCAAAGCCCCTTATTCCCATAGCTGGTAAGCCCATTGTGCAGCGCCTCGTGGAAGATATTGCCCGCGTGTGCGGCGAGCCTGTGGAGGAGGTCGCCTTCATTATCGGCCGCTTCGGGGCCATCGTGGAGAAAAGCCTGGTGGCCATTGCCGAGTCGGTAGGGGCCAAGGGCACTATTTATTACCAGGATGAGCCGCTGGGCACCGCCCACGCCATTTTGTGCGCCCGGCCTTCGTTGAGCGGCCCGCTGGTGGTAGCTTTTGCCGATACGCTGTTCAAGGCTGATTTTACGCTTGACAGCTCGGTGCCCGGCACCATCTGGGTGCAGAAAGTGGCCGACCCCCGGCCCTTTGGCGTGGTGAAGCTCAACGAGCAGGGCCAGATTACGGAGTTTGTCGAGAAGCCTCAGGAATTTGTGTCCGACCTCGCTATTATTGGTATATATTACTTTCAAGATGGCGAGTACCTGCGCGATGAGCTGCAGTACCTGCTCGATAACGACATCAAGGACAAAGGCGAGTATCAGCTCACCAATGCCCTCGAAAATATGAAGAACAAGGGCACTGTGTTTGTGCCCGGCCAGGTAACCGAGTGGCTCGACTGCGGCAACAAGGATGCGACCGTCTTCACCAACCAGCGCTACCTCGAATACCTGAAGGAGCGGGGCGAAAAGCTCGTGGCCGACTCGGCCAAAGTGACCAACTCGGTACTCATTGAGCCGGTGTATCTGGGCGAGAACGTAGTGATTACCAATTCGGTAGTTGGCCCGCACGTCTCGCTTAGCGCAGGCGCGGTGGTAGAAGACTCTCGCCTGTCGAACTCCATTGTGCAGAGCGCGGCCACCGTGCGCCATGCCAACGTGACCAACTCAATGCTTGGCAACAGCGCCAGCCTCACGGGCCGCCCCAGCGACCTGAGCGTGGGCGATTTTAATGCCCTGCAAGTGTGA
- a CDS encoding DUF4292 domain-containing protein, which produces MNKSLFLLAALGLASCHRAVSTKSGSLTAGTSTPVAVATPAGVKAANTSFQYLNGRGKIHFKHKDTDQSANFTLRMRRDSAIWLSGSLLGIEGVRALLTPDSVRVVNRLQKTYFAGDYAYLSQLLNVPVSYQQMQAILLGDYQPAPKGALPVVKKEGDNEVITYPQAPLILEQLLSGSTGRLQQLKVSETAAQRSLTVGYADFQKPTGTDLPFAFTTSVLGQQGGTESTSATLNYQKIEVGSGHLDFPFSIPKGYARQAKVKK; this is translated from the coding sequence ATGAATAAATCACTGTTTCTGCTGGCCGCATTGGGTCTGGCCAGCTGCCACCGGGCGGTATCGACCAAATCGGGCTCGCTGACGGCCGGCACCTCCACGCCCGTTGCCGTGGCCACGCCAGCCGGCGTGAAGGCCGCCAACACCAGCTTTCAATACCTGAATGGCCGGGGCAAAATCCACTTCAAGCACAAGGATACCGACCAGTCGGCCAACTTCACGCTGCGCATGCGGCGCGATTCGGCCATCTGGCTCTCGGGCTCGCTGCTGGGCATCGAGGGCGTGCGCGCCCTGCTCACCCCCGACTCGGTGCGGGTGGTCAACCGCCTGCAAAAAACCTACTTCGCCGGCGATTATGCCTACCTGAGCCAATTGCTGAACGTGCCCGTGAGCTACCAGCAGATGCAGGCTATTCTGCTCGGCGACTACCAGCCCGCGCCCAAAGGTGCCCTGCCCGTGGTGAAGAAGGAAGGCGATAATGAAGTCATCACTTATCCCCAGGCCCCGCTGATACTCGAGCAGCTGCTGAGCGGCAGTACCGGCCGCCTCCAGCAGCTTAAAGTAAGCGAAACGGCCGCGCAGCGCAGCCTCACCGTGGGCTACGCCGATTTTCAGAAGCCTACCGGTACCGACCTGCCCTTTGCCTTCACCACCAGCGTGCTGGGCCAGCAGGGCGGCACCGAAAGCACCTCGGCTACGCTCAACTACCAGAAGATTGAAGTTGGCTCGGGGCACCTGGACTTCCCGTTCAGCATTCCGAAAGGATATGCCCGGCAGGCAAAAGTGAAAAAGTAA
- a CDS encoding DUF6252 family protein gives MIRYRLQLSLLAALLGLSQCKKSSPDPEDQLPPATQTGANTFGCLVNGQPWTPQGYNGTSNYSVVYDSGVQNGLLDIQSYCYPTGINKPQSIAVISGHITKIGTYSLSSPQIATANYTDYNSSCYWSSRDSATTYRRGTLTITRLDLQAGIIAGTFAFTLYKPGCDSVRVTQGRFDKKL, from the coding sequence ATGATACGTTACCGTCTTCAGCTAAGCCTGCTGGCCGCCCTGCTGGGCCTGAGCCAGTGTAAGAAAAGCAGTCCCGACCCCGAAGACCAGTTGCCGCCCGCTACCCAGACCGGCGCCAACACCTTCGGCTGCCTCGTCAATGGCCAGCCCTGGACCCCACAAGGCTATAATGGCACTTCTAATTATAGTGTCGTGTATGATTCCGGAGTTCAAAATGGACTCCTTGATATACAAAGTTATTGCTATCCTACAGGAATCAATAAGCCTCAGAGCATCGCCGTTATCTCAGGACACATTACGAAAATTGGTACGTATTCTTTAAGCAGTCCTCAAATAGCCACGGCTAACTATACAGATTATAATTCTTCTTGCTACTGGAGCAGCCGAGACAGCGCTACTACTTATCGGCGGGGCACCTTGACCATTACCCGTCTGGATTTGCAGGCCGGCATCATCGCGGGCACGTTCGCTTTTACCCTCTACAAACCCGGCTGCGACAGCGTGCGCGTCACCCAGGGCCGCTTTGATAAAAAGCTCTGA
- a CDS encoding murein hydrolase activator EnvC family protein, translating into MPFSTLRFLAVWLLLLLAGPAVAQRHRPAKKSTRPARTASRHPRTRSKAQLERERQANLARIQEAGKVLTQTTQKKQATLGQLNVIKEKLTEKQGQIQHISTQLQGIETNVHQTVKQVLTTQEQLANLKAEYARLMYAASKTSSGFNQLMFLFASDSFNQFVLRLRYVRQYTEERQKQALRILGAQQQLSHQLDGLTQQRQRQKSLLTNQLVENRNLLGLKTEQDEVVQQLSQQEQGLRQELAERQQAVARLDDLIAQRVREEIARAAHAARLAAVAARRRAAHTAATRRHGASSSAPVAHADEPAAATGQELTAKEDDSGANPESDAPEETVADRRASRVALTPETSVLSSNFAGNRGRLPWPVARGFLAQHFGRHPHPVLKHVTVDNRGVDIQTNEGEAVRSVFAGRVLTVAQVPGMNTIVMIQHGEYFTVYARLRSVSVHEGEQVDARQAIGTAATDADGTTQVQFQVWRNSANLNPESWLGRK; encoded by the coding sequence TTGCCTTTTTCTACGCTGCGTTTTCTGGCGGTCTGGCTGCTATTGCTGCTGGCGGGGCCGGCCGTGGCGCAGCGCCATCGGCCCGCCAAAAAATCGACGCGGCCGGCCCGCACGGCCAGCCGCCACCCGCGCACCAGGAGCAAGGCCCAGCTGGAGCGCGAGCGCCAGGCCAACCTGGCCCGCATCCAGGAAGCCGGCAAGGTGCTGACCCAGACCACCCAAAAAAAGCAGGCGACGCTGGGCCAGCTCAACGTTATCAAGGAAAAGCTGACCGAGAAGCAGGGCCAGATTCAGCATATCTCGACCCAGCTGCAAGGCATCGAAACCAACGTGCACCAGACGGTGAAGCAGGTGCTGACTACCCAGGAGCAGCTGGCCAACCTCAAGGCCGAGTATGCCAGGCTGATGTACGCGGCCTCCAAAACCAGCAGCGGCTTCAACCAGCTCATGTTTTTGTTTGCCTCGGATTCGTTCAACCAGTTTGTGCTGCGCCTGCGCTACGTGCGCCAGTACACCGAGGAGCGCCAGAAGCAGGCCCTGCGCATTCTGGGGGCACAGCAGCAGCTCAGCCACCAGCTCGACGGCCTCACGCAGCAGCGCCAGCGCCAGAAAAGCCTGCTTACCAACCAGCTAGTCGAAAACCGCAACCTGCTGGGCCTCAAAACCGAGCAGGATGAGGTAGTGCAGCAGCTCAGCCAGCAGGAGCAGGGCCTGCGCCAGGAGCTGGCCGAGCGCCAGCAGGCCGTGGCGCGGCTCGATGACCTCATTGCCCAGCGCGTGCGCGAGGAGATAGCCCGCGCTGCCCACGCCGCCCGCCTGGCCGCCGTGGCTGCCCGCCGCCGGGCGGCCCACACGGCAGCTACCCGGCGGCACGGTGCCTCCAGCAGCGCACCCGTGGCCCATGCCGATGAGCCAGCCGCTGCTACTGGCCAGGAGCTAACGGCGAAAGAAGACGACTCGGGCGCCAACCCCGAAAGCGACGCGCCCGAAGAAACCGTGGCCGACCGGCGGGCCAGCCGCGTAGCCCTCACGCCCGAAACGTCGGTCCTGTCCTCGAATTTTGCCGGCAACCGGGGGCGGCTGCCCTGGCCGGTGGCGCGGGGCTTTCTGGCCCAGCACTTTGGGCGGCATCCGCACCCCGTGCTCAAGCACGTCACGGTCGATAACCGGGGCGTCGATATTCAAACCAATGAGGGTGAGGCCGTACGCTCGGTATTTGCGGGCCGGGTGCTCACGGTGGCTCAGGTGCCGGGCATGAACACCATCGTCATGATTCAGCACGGCGAATACTTCACGGTGTATGCCAGGCTGCGCTCGGTGAGTGTGCACGAAGGCGAGCAGGTAGATGCCCGCCAGGCCATCGGCACCGCCGCCACCGATGCCGACGGCACTACCCAGGTGCAGTTTCAGGTGTGGCGCAACTCGGCCAACCTCAACCCCGAGAGCTGGCTGGGGCGGAAGTAG
- a CDS encoding gliding motility-associated C-terminal domain-containing protein: MSKKIYAILCLLVALSGPVRGQRAAAPAIMPTLPPETPASLEFVPNKGQWPAAVRYAAAVPGGHLCLEPGGLHYILLQHVEHPQPWKGGTAGPAATSAAGIGAAGAGPAGAIRGHQLRVRFVGADTTTSLTPAEATGEVRNYLHGSDATQWASAVPSYRQVRYQAPWPGIATRFYENATQHLEYDFEVAAGAYAGRVQLRYEGATRLALSPDGQLHVGTTVGSLTELAPHAYQLDPATGSRRAVACRYRLNTAEARVSFELGAYDHSRPLVIDPTVVFSTYSGAKGSNWGFTATYDAAGNLYSGGIVLDDMLALPSYPTTPGAFQTSFSGVIDIALIKYNPAVNGPAARLWATYLGGNRDDFPSSLVVNARNELLLLGSTSSTNFPTTDGAVQRGFAGGQSVDPFGYAPAAIYRVASGTDMVIARLSADGGSLLAATYLGGSGNDGIAAYNPISTVRQLPQNYGDALRGDILTDAQGNVYVASVSSSGNFPTTASGFGRTYQGGSCDAVVCKLSPNLNSLLWSGFLGGTAADAAYSVQLDAQGNVYVGGGTLSASLPGTATGWQPRNAGSVDGFVARIAADGSAVQRATFLGTSSYDQVFFVQLGSDGGVYLLGQTLGSWPVSPGVYNNAGSRQFIQKLSPDLDKSLLSTVFGSGRATIDISPTAFLVDQCDRVYACGWGGMVNQQAYSYYGNGSPNASNGFTDGLPTTPNAVRTVPDTPGNGSDFYLAQFAPGLAQLSYATFYGDPTPFSEGDHVDGGSSRFDPRGVVYAAACSCSNLNGFPVPPGAYSYSPTNGRADFNFCNNAAFKLNFEPTVAMVGPGQTVCDTSPPLRLSGTPAGGTWTGPGVSGSVATGFIFTPSLALAGNQQLTYSVPGVTSACSASATLTIVVGTRVPASAAALPTLCANASPLPLTTGRPGGGTWAGPGVSSPSPGTYVFTPSTALVGTQTLTYSLAASSSCGSQASQATATVQVLPIANVIVPPDTILCPGSTQAFRLRATPAGGTWSGPGLSANGAVFTPPGIGTFALTYTVNASSACPVALTRRITLLPEPVLAPVLVPAACVPSDVAPLVVHFSQPAAGLPADAVLSWNFGDDSTTVTTGPDVTHTYRRAGTFRPRVTVAFNQNRCGRTLSLPPIKVQDMFIPNIFTPNGDNHNDLFVTRLGGCPPRLQVFSRWGQQVYENAAYQNTWDGTGLAPGLYYYLLTPPDGGTPIKGWVELIR, encoded by the coding sequence ATGTCGAAAAAAATCTACGCCATTTTATGCCTCCTGGTAGCACTTAGCGGCCCGGTCCGGGGGCAGCGGGCCGCTGCGCCAGCCATTATGCCCACCCTACCACCCGAAACCCCGGCAAGCCTGGAGTTTGTACCGAACAAAGGGCAGTGGCCGGCCGCCGTGCGCTATGCGGCTGCCGTGCCCGGCGGGCACCTGTGCCTGGAGCCAGGCGGCCTGCACTATATATTGCTACAGCACGTTGAGCACCCCCAGCCCTGGAAGGGCGGCACCGCAGGCCCGGCGGCCACCTCGGCGGCCGGCATTGGGGCGGCGGGCGCCGGGCCTGCGGGAGCCATCCGGGGCCACCAGCTGCGGGTGCGCTTTGTAGGAGCTGATACCACCACCAGCCTTACCCCGGCTGAGGCTACCGGCGAGGTACGCAACTACCTGCACGGCAGCGATGCCACCCAGTGGGCGAGCGCCGTGCCCAGCTACCGGCAGGTGCGCTACCAGGCTCCCTGGCCGGGCATTGCCACCCGCTTTTACGAGAATGCAACCCAGCACCTCGAATACGACTTTGAGGTGGCGGCCGGCGCGTATGCCGGCCGGGTACAGCTGCGCTATGAGGGAGCCACCCGGCTGGCCCTCAGCCCAGATGGCCAGCTGCACGTGGGCACCACAGTGGGCAGCCTCACCGAGCTGGCGCCGCACGCCTATCAGCTTGACCCGGCTACTGGCAGCCGCCGCGCGGTGGCCTGCCGCTACCGCCTGAACACCGCCGAAGCGCGGGTATCGTTCGAGCTCGGGGCCTACGACCACAGCCGGCCCCTGGTCATCGACCCTACGGTCGTGTTCTCTACCTATTCGGGAGCCAAGGGCAGCAACTGGGGCTTCACGGCTACCTACGATGCAGCCGGCAACCTGTATTCGGGCGGCATTGTGCTGGATGATATGCTAGCCCTCCCCAGCTATCCTACCACCCCGGGCGCGTTTCAGACCTCGTTCAGTGGCGTGATAGATATAGCCCTTATCAAATATAACCCCGCCGTTAACGGGCCCGCGGCGCGGTTGTGGGCTACTTACCTGGGCGGCAACCGCGACGACTTTCCAAGCAGTCTGGTCGTAAATGCCCGAAATGAGCTACTGCTGCTGGGTAGCACTTCCTCAACCAATTTTCCCACTACCGATGGGGCCGTGCAGCGCGGGTTTGCGGGAGGGCAGTCGGTAGACCCTTTTGGCTATGCCCCGGCCGCTATCTACCGGGTAGCCAGCGGCACCGATATGGTGATAGCCCGCCTGAGTGCCGACGGCGGGTCGCTGCTGGCTGCTACGTACCTGGGCGGCAGCGGCAACGATGGCATCGCCGCGTACAACCCCATTTCGACGGTGCGGCAACTGCCTCAAAACTACGGCGATGCGCTGCGCGGCGACATTTTGACCGATGCCCAGGGCAATGTGTACGTGGCCTCCGTTAGCAGCTCCGGCAACTTTCCGACCACGGCGAGCGGCTTTGGGCGCACCTACCAGGGCGGCTCCTGCGATGCGGTAGTGTGCAAGCTCTCGCCCAACCTCAACAGCCTGCTATGGAGCGGCTTTTTGGGCGGCACGGCCGCTGATGCGGCTTACTCGGTGCAGCTCGACGCGCAGGGCAACGTGTACGTAGGCGGCGGCACGCTCAGCGCCAGCCTGCCGGGCACGGCAACCGGCTGGCAGCCCCGCAATGCGGGCAGCGTCGACGGCTTCGTGGCTCGTATCGCGGCCGATGGCAGCGCGGTGCAGCGGGCTACCTTCCTGGGTACCAGCAGCTACGACCAGGTGTTTTTTGTGCAGTTGGGCAGCGATGGCGGAGTGTATCTATTGGGCCAGACGCTGGGCAGCTGGCCGGTAAGCCCCGGCGTGTACAACAACGCCGGTAGCCGGCAGTTTATCCAAAAGCTTAGCCCCGACCTGGATAAGTCGCTGCTGAGTACGGTGTTTGGCAGCGGGCGCGCTACTATTGATATTTCGCCCACGGCCTTTTTGGTTGACCAGTGCGACCGGGTCTATGCCTGCGGCTGGGGCGGCATGGTAAACCAACAGGCGTATAGCTACTATGGCAATGGCTCGCCCAATGCCTCTAATGGCTTCACTGATGGCCTGCCTACGACCCCCAATGCCGTACGCACCGTACCCGACACGCCGGGCAACGGCTCCGATTTTTACCTGGCGCAGTTTGCCCCCGGCCTTGCCCAGCTGAGCTACGCCACGTTCTACGGCGACCCCACTCCTTTTTCGGAAGGCGACCACGTCGACGGAGGCTCTTCGCGCTTTGACCCGCGCGGCGTGGTGTACGCGGCGGCCTGCTCGTGCAGCAACCTGAACGGCTTTCCGGTACCTCCAGGGGCTTATTCGTACTCGCCCACCAATGGGCGGGCTGATTTTAACTTCTGTAACAACGCCGCTTTCAAGCTAAATTTTGAGCCGACGGTAGCAATGGTCGGTCCGGGCCAGACAGTATGCGACACTTCCCCTCCGCTACGGCTAAGCGGCACGCCTGCGGGTGGCACCTGGACGGGCCCGGGCGTATCGGGCTCGGTAGCTACGGGCTTTATTTTTACGCCCAGCCTGGCGCTGGCCGGCAATCAGCAGCTCACCTACAGTGTGCCGGGCGTTACGAGCGCCTGCAGCGCCTCCGCCACGCTTACCATAGTGGTGGGCACGCGCGTACCGGCCAGCGCGGCGGCCCTGCCTACCCTGTGTGCCAATGCCAGCCCCCTGCCCCTCACCACCGGCCGCCCCGGCGGGGGCACCTGGGCCGGGCCGGGCGTGAGCAGCCCCAGCCCCGGCACCTATGTATTTACGCCCAGTACTGCCCTGGTAGGCACCCAGACGCTTACGTACTCGCTGGCGGCTTCCAGCAGCTGCGGTAGCCAGGCGAGCCAGGCTACGGCTACCGTGCAGGTACTGCCCATTGCCAACGTAATTGTGCCGCCCGATACCATTCTGTGCCCCGGCAGCACCCAGGCGTTTCGCCTGCGCGCTACGCCGGCGGGCGGCACCTGGAGCGGGCCGGGGCTGTCGGCCAATGGCGCTGTTTTTACGCCTCCCGGTATCGGCACTTTTGCCCTGACCTATACCGTTAACGCCAGCTCGGCCTGCCCGGTAGCACTGACGCGCCGCATTACGCTGCTGCCCGAGCCGGTGCTGGCTCCCGTACTGGTGCCGGCCGCCTGCGTACCCTCCGATGTAGCGCCGCTGGTGGTACATTTCAGCCAGCCGGCGGCGGGGCTGCCGGCAGATGCTGTGCTAAGCTGGAATTTTGGCGATGACAGCACGACCGTGACTACCGGCCCCGACGTTACGCATACCTATCGCCGGGCCGGCACTTTTCGGCCCCGCGTAACGGTAGCATTTAATCAGAATCGTTGCGGGCGCACCCTGAGCCTGCCTCCCATAAAGGTGCAGGATATGTTCATTCCGAATATATTCACGCCCAACGGCGACAATCACAACGACTTGTTTGTCACGCGCCTGGGTGGGTGCCCGCCCCGCCTCCAGGTATTTTCCCGCTGGGGCCAGCAAGTGTACGAAAATGCGGCTTACCAAAACACCTGGGACGGCACCGGGCTGGCTCCCGGTCTGTATTATTACCTGCTTACCCCACCCGACGGCGGCACGCCAATCAAGGGCTGGGTAGAGCTAATCAGATAA